The Neovison vison isolate M4711 chromosome 5, ASM_NN_V1, whole genome shotgun sequence genome includes a region encoding these proteins:
- the LOC122906019 gene encoding protein CD300H-like: MTSGDGRPWLPAALLLLQVPGCWSLRGPTSVTGTVGGSVSVQCQYEEKFRGTPKYWCKRPCVWNMVKTEGADREVRSGHVSIRDHPANLIFTVTMENLTEDDAGTYRCGIDSLGFPGYLLDHTFRVVLSVTPASTATPSSVRPPSTLRLHSTLPAPTWDTATRQESSTSSQGPGPSLESHPIEDQTTEGEKRSLLGSVHFLLLILLKVPLFLMMLSAVFWVNRPQWAICGHQSQPDEDNLQPSLPIHILSRDNTMQT; the protein is encoded by the exons ATGACCTCAGGGGACGGGAGGCCGTGGCTGCCTGCAGCACTGCTCCTTCTGCAGGTCCCAG GTTGTTGGTCTCTGCGTGGCCCCACCTCCGTGACGGGCACTGTGGGGGGATCCGTGAGCGTGCAGTGTCAGTACGAGGAGAAATTCAGAGGGACTCCCAAATACTGGTGCAAGCGCCCATGTGTGTGGAATATGGTAAAGACcgaaggggcagacagagaagtgAGGAGTGGCCATGTGTCCATCAGGGACCATCCTGCAAACCTCATCTTCACAGTGACCATGGAGAACCTCACAGAGGATGATGCCGGGACATACCGGTGCGGGATCGATTCATTAGGGTTCCCAGGATATTTGCTTGACCACACCTTCCGAGTTGTGTTGTCTGTGACCCCAG CCAGCACTGCAACCCCCAGCTCTGTGAGGCCCCCCAGCACTCTACGTCTTCACAGTACACTGCCAGCCCCCACATGGGACACTGCGACCCGGCAGGAGTCCTCCACCTCCAGCCAAGGCCCTGG GCCCTCACTGGAGAGTCATCCTATTGAAGACCAgaccacagagggagagaagag GTCCCTGCTCGGCAGCGTCCACTTCCTGCTCCTCATTCTGCTGAAGGTGCCCCTGTTTCTGATGATGCTCAGTGCCGTGTTCTGGGTCAACCGGCCTCAGTGGGCAATTTGTGGGCACCAGAGTCAGCCTGATGAAGACAACCTTCAGCCCTCCTTGCCCATCCATATCCTGTCCAGAGACAACACCATGCAGACTTGA
- the LOC122906017 gene encoding CMRF-35-like molecule 4 isoform X5 — translation MTPGDGRLWLPAALLLLQVPGCSCLSGPTSVTGPVGGSLSVQCQYEEEFRENAKYWCKSPCLGDIVVTKEADIEVRSGRVSIRDRPANLTFTVTLENLTESDTGTYRCGIDTSLLPEYLLDLNFRVVLSVTPGLHSTLPDPTQKTTTSQESPSSRQHTGPSLESHPIEDQASNGEERSLLSSIYFQLLVFLEVPLVLSMLSAVL, via the exons ATGACCCCAGGGGACGGGAGGCTGTGGCTACCAGCAGCGCTGCTCCTTCTGCAGGTCCCAG GCTGTTCGTGTTTGAGTGGCCCCACCTCTGTGACGGGCCCCGTGGGGGGATCCCTGAGTGTGCAGTGTCAGTACGAAGAGGAATTCAGAGAGAATGCCAAGTACTGGTGCAAAAGCCCATGTTTGGGGGATATTGTGGTGACCAAAGAAGCAGACATAGAAGTGAGAAGTGGCCGTGTGTCCATCAGGGACCGTCCCGCAAACCTCACCTTCACAGTGACCTTGGAGAACCTCACGGAAAGTGATACAGGAACATACCGGTGTGGGATCGATACATCATTGCTCCCAGAATATTTGCTCGACCTCAACTTCCGAGTTGTGTTGTCTGTGACCCCAG GTCTTCACTCGACCCTGCCAGACCCCACACAGAAGACCACGACCTCGCAGGAGTCCCCCAGTTCCAGACAACATACTGG GCCCTCACTGGAGAGTCATCCTATTGAAGACCAGGCTTCTAACggagaggagag gtccctgctcagcagcatcTACTTCCAGCTCCTGGTCTTCCTGGAGGTACCCCTGGTCCTGAGCATGCTCAGTGCTGTCCTCTGA
- the LOC122907545 gene encoding CMRF35-like molecule 7 — translation MRLWLVLLLLNFAGCFSIKGPESVRGLEGCSVSVQCQYTPGWENYKKWWCRGAEWESCHNLAETDGSEQEKKVDRVSIRDNQSHLLFTVTMEEVRQSDTDTYWCGISRSGPDLGTSIKVTIDPVNMVLSTSASPRSRTTTSRSTEVTSDSYIRNHYILLAFLKVPVLLMLVGAVLWLKASQQRLPVYRNLSSDLVRDTAP, via the exons ATGAGGCTGTGGCTTGTTCTTCTCTTGCTCAACTTCGCAG GCTGTTTCTCCATCAAAGGCCCAGAGTCCGTGAGGGGCCTGGAGGGGTGCTCGGTGAGCGTGCAGTGTCAATATACACCAGGATGGGAGAATTACAAGAAGTGGTGGTGTCGCGGAGCAGAGTGGGAGTCATGCCACAACCTCGCTGAAACCGATGGATCAGAGCAAGAAAAGAAGGTAGACCGTGTGTCCATCAGGGACAACCAGAGTCACCTCTTGTTCACAGTGACCATGGAGGAGGTCAGGCAAAGTGACACAGACACTTACTGGTGTGGGATTAGCAGATCTGGACCCGACCTTGGGACATCTATCAAAGTGACCATTGACCCAG TGAACATGGTTCTGAGCACCTCGGCGAGCCCAAGATCCAGGACAACTACCAGCAGAAGTACAGAGGTGACATCCGACTCCTACATCAG GAACCACTACATTCTCCTGGCTTTCCTGAAGGTGCCGGTCTTGCTCATGTTGGTCGGTGCTGTCCTTTGGTTGAAGGCGTCTCAGCAGAGACTGCCCGTCTATAGGAACTTGTCCTCTGATCTCGTCAGAGACACAGCCCCTTAG